One window from the genome of Strix uralensis isolate ZFMK-TIS-50842 chromosome 22, bStrUra1, whole genome shotgun sequence encodes:
- the LOC141953415 gene encoding feather keratin 3-like, with protein MSCYNPCLPCQPCQPCGPTPLANSCNESCVRQCQDSTVVIQPSPVVVTLPGPILSSFPQSTAVGSSTSAAVGSILSSEGVPISSGGFGLSGLGSRLCGRRCLPC; from the coding sequence ATGTCCTGCTACAACCcgtgcctgccctgccagccctgccagccctgcggcccgaccccgctggccaacagctgcaatgagtcctgtgtcaggcagtgccaggactccaccgtcgtcatccagccctcccccgtggtggtgaccctgcccggccccatcctcagctccttcccgcagagcaccgccgtgggctcctccacctccgctgccgttggcagcatcctcagctctgagggagtgcccatctcctccgggggctttggcctctccggccttggcagccgcctctgcggcaggaggtgcctcccctgctaa